The region CCCGTGGGTCTTGGTGTACACTGGGCAGTTAGGGCAGAAACGTTCAATTTGTTTGTGTCCATCAGTGAAGTCCAACATAACCATATTTAATTTCCTTGTTGTATGAACATGTGACATGAGTTAATATGTAAAAAATATCTTTTGAGCCTTGTAGTTTTCCACTAGTGTCTTGCAAATAATCTAATTTTGTTTAGGTATCCATCCATTAAAGAATATTGTTGTTGTCTTTTAGAATGAAAAACCTTCATGCTCTGAATCACCATACCTTGGTATTTGGATTGGAGAGGATGCTATACCATGTACCCCAGTAGTAGCCCGAAGTAGAACTAGAATGCCCAGGTATATATGAAGAGATTTTGTTCACATGAGTACCATGGTTTAATAGAGCAGACATTGGTCCACACATTCAGGATGTAGACTTGGAGTCGGCCTCATCTGATCTGCTGATTATTGCATTAGTGTATATATCATCCACAtgtctggaaaaaaaataaaaaatctgttcaGATTTTTGTTGgagctgaaaaaaaaatcatctgtGAGAAATTGTTAATGTGCATTCTTCTCATGGATTCTGCACAGAATGATTTCTATTCCTCTTGTGGAACCGTGTCAGAAATCCCAGGGTCACGTGGTTGCAGGGCGCCAATGGGctgtcatgacagctgggggtctgcatAAGAACCCTGTGCCTGTCATACAGAGAAGATCTTGAATTTTTGCTAGATCGCAGCTTCAGGTCtcgtaaggagactattgaagtctGTAAAAAGTAAAACccaaaggttttaaaaatataaaaaaaaaccacgAATTAAAATCACCTCCTTTTACCACCTTTGTAAATAAACCAAACAAACATAaaagatacacatatttggtatagctgcaaTTAGAAATTTCCGGTCTATCAAAAATATAAAGTAAAATATTCCGAACAGTAAATGGCGGAATGAGAATAAAATTGTAAcaacagaattacggtttttttggccgccacaacattgcaataaaatgcaataagaggtgaataaaataccccaaaatggtatcaataaaattggCAGATCATGGTGCAAAAAATAaatcctcacccagccccagatcccgaaaaagggagatactacgggtctcagaaaatggcgagatTAGAGAAGaaaatttttattacattttttttttccaacactgaaataaatttaaaaaaagctaTACGTGTtcggtatctgcgtactcgtactaaCCTGGGAAATCATATTGCCACGtctgttttaccatttagtgaacatggtaaattaaaaaccccaaaaaactattttggaattgcactttttttttttttcaattggaagtttttttcccgttttccattacactatgtggtaaaaatcaatggtgtcattcacaagtgcatcttgtcctacaaaaaaaaacaagccctcacatggccatgttgacggaaaaataaaaaggtttggaagaaaaaatgaaaaaaataagagTGCAAAAACGGAAAAAATTGCAATGTGGTGAAAGGGTTAATACAACATGGAAGGTGCAGTGGCATAGGGATCAGAGAGGTGTGTCTAAATCACTTTAGCCCTTCATGTGTTGAGGGATGGACCCAGTGCTTATTACGCTGCCACGCTTTCCATCCCTCAACACACAGGACAGGGGAGGCCCTCTCCATGCCACCGCAGCAGCCATGTTGGACTGAAGAGCATTAGAACACCAGGAGCAGAGGAAGAGACAGCAGAAGAACAGAAGTGTTCAGGAAAAGTGAccagacatgcacagcagggatagGGTGGACTGTAGCTTTAAGAGGGTCCAATTTTGAGGACAGTCCCCTCTCTGTCCTGAGAACTCCCACATAGTAAATTTTAAACACAGGATGTCCTCTTCTGTTTAGCAGGAGGTTCTTGTCCTCTTTCACCCACCAATTGGACATCTGTGGCAGGCTTGTGCCAGCTTATAATATTTCATAATATGTACATATGAATTTTTAAGCATTTTGGTCTCCTTGCTATAGGTCAAAGATTTTACAAACCGAAGAAAAACTCATGAGATTGGCAAAGCAATTGGACAGTAATCTGGTGAAACAGAAAGATCAAAGCGAGGCACATTCGGCAAATTCAGAGGATGAAATGGTCAGTGAATGCAACGCTGTTAATGAAGACAACTCCTTCCTGGAGGACTTCCCTGGAGAAGATGATGTTACCGCAGGGCTGAAATCTGTTAGCCAGAGATCCCCGGCGCCACAGAGGAGCAGTCAGAAGTCTGTGGACCAGGATGCAGAAGATGCTTTTATTGATCTGTTTGATTCATCGACGCAGAAATACAGCGGCTGCTTAAGCCAAGGTTTATCAGATGTTTCTTCTCTCAGTGGGAAGGACTCTGCAGTAAATGTAAGAAGAAATATCCATGAAGAAATAAAGCAAACCAAGATGGAACCATGTTCTGAAAAATCTAAAAGACCAGAGCCGTCTAATGTAACATCAGAAATCTCCGCAAACGCAGATCAAGGTGTAAGAAAATGTCCGGAGCTGAACAATGGTAAAGAGAAAGAAACCGTCCAGTCACTGCCAGGAAGCCAAGATGACTTTGAGGATGACTGGGGCAATGATCTCCTTGAAGATGATTCTTTTGTCATGCAGGTTACTCAAAATCCCGAACTAATTTCTACTCCTAAAAGCAATATGTCACCTAATATACCTGATCGCACCAGTGCTCATCGTGCTGGAGAGGGGGTTAAAGTCGCAGCTATTTCGACTACTTTCAGTAAGACAAATAATTTTAAATTTGTGCCAAGGAAAGCAAATGGCGGATCTGAAGGAAAACCCAGTAAGTTATGTAGCACAGAAATAACGGGTGTCAATGCATTTCAAGATAAAGTAAATAATTCAAAAGCCTTTTCTACTTCTCGAACTCAAATGCCTTTCCGACCTCTGACAAATAAAGGAGGTCAAATGTCAAAAAGTAATGTTCACAGCCTGGCACCTAGTACAAATAGCACTTTGATGAAATCCTCACAGAAATCATGTGTCCAAGCTGTGCCACAGACCAGGGCAACGAACATTAAAGACTCCGTCCTGCACGATGAGTGGGATGATCTAAAGTTCTCCGATGAAGTCCTTGATATGTTTTGTGAGTCCGATAGTCCATGGGAAGAGAAGGAAGATGATGATGACCTACTGTATCAAGTTTGTGATGATGTGGAAAGGTTAACTCAAGCTCAGGAATTCAATGAAGGAAATCGTAAGGAGGAAACTCCTCAGTTGCCAAATTGTACACGCCAAATGCTTGCCAAACAACCaaccagtcatcaaagcaagaaTGGAAGTCCTATGATTGCAAGCTCCTCCTTGGGGTCAAATAAGTCAAATAATAGAGGGGTCTCTCCTACATCTTTCAGTGGAAATTGCTCAAATGCTTATCAGAACGGTTCTTTGCAAGTGGCCAACCAGGCTTCTAGCAGGTGCAAATCTGTACCGTCAGGAGGGGAGTGTAAAAATGTCATTCTTACCAGCACTCAGAATCCAGGAAAGCCTCTGGCTGTGACATGTAGTGGAGCAAACCAAGCAGCACCTTCTAAGTATTCATTTACCAGAATAAAACCATCGCAGGCCTCCTCTATCCTCACAGCTCAGTCAGCTGGAAACTGGAGCACTTACAATGATCTGCAGAGCTTTGGTGACCGATTGCACAAGAGCGTTCCTGTTTTTCCTACTAACTCAGTCAGTGGAAGCAAACCTCAGGCATCCTCAATAAAAAGGCATATTTCTGAGTCCACCATACAGTCCTCAAAAGGTATGTGGGGAAAAAAGGAGTCTAAGAGGGGCCAATAttgtatattataatatatattatattttgtgAATGCATATATGAAAATATGCAGCTTGTGATTTCTAAAGTTACCATATTTCAAAACTGATTACATGTACagtattgtgcaaaagttttagacatttggggaaaaatgctgcaaaataagcatactttaaaaaaatagaatttttaatAGACTTAACTAATTAACAAATTGCaaactaaataaataaacaaaagagAAAACTAAATCAAATCAATTATTGGTTTGTCCACCCTTTCGCccccaaaacagcatcaattcttgtaCGTACACTTGCaaaaagtcagggattttgtaggattatagttaGGTGTATTATACCAAATAGATGATAATGGTCATTTTCATATGTAGATTGAAAGAACGTTGTTAACTAAAACAGTATTAAATATGGAGTGCACACACTTGTTAAATATGAGGTGCAAGTGGAATAGCAGTAGAGTTCTGAGTAATAATAAGAGGAGTATCGCCTGCaccctgtttgttaggcagtcactgcatgtgttacggctgtcgaacagcagcgagacatgtaggtgcggagactcgaacatatttttctagcatgccgaagacactcggttagcacaagagcatgctcagataacaccttatttgaGCATGTGCTCTCATCACTATTCTATTTCTGAGATGGTGATTTCACTTTTCTGTATATGAGGAAAGAGGCCTTGGCCAATTGGGCGTGGTCCCCAAGAAGGAGCTTGCAGAGAATAGTTGATGACCAGGCCCACTTGTCTAGTAAGATTAGAGTTACATACAGGGTAGAAGGGGGCTATATCTTAGGAGCAGAAACAAAAGAATAATAATGCTCTATATGAGAGAATAGCAACATTTACACCTGTTAAAAAAATGCATATCTCCAGCAAGCATAAAAGGATAAAAACTACAGAAAACATGAAATCATGAACatgattaaaatgtattttttttttgttcccaccctttgggggaaaaaaaaatgcacTTACTAGGTTTCCACACAACAGTAGAAGCACAAATATTTCATTTAATAGGTGTATAAGGGTGAAGAGAAAACAGTACAAGAacacaagttttttttttgcaaaaatcatTGCCAAAAATTCCTTCATAAATATAGTGTATATataagtatgtatgtgtgtatattcagctctggcaaaaatttagagaccactgcaaaatcttcagtgtgtctgatttttctctttataggtatatttttgagtaaaatgtaaattgttcttttattctataaactactaacaagatttctctgaagttccaagcaatacattttgtattttctgaaaatgagaaatggtcaaaataacaaaaaaatacattacttgcagacctcaaataatgcaaaaaaaaaacaagttcataatcatttagaaacaacaatactaattttttaactcgggaagtgttcagaaatcaatatcactggccaacagtgaaaatgtttctgaaatgaaaatagctggtttgtaataattttagcatcctaaaaacgaatatgttacttaaaaatcattattagctcttgttgctgagatacaggtcatttaagattattatgcaggaaaatagggaaattttgaattttcaacaaatgtgtattggtaaacctgattacagacctgttgaaccaatgtcagccattttataaattgtgtctgcatagtttgtactaattgaagtctctttctcttgttgcagtaattttgtggagagaatttacactttgaaaatgcctcgtaaatgtgcaaatattgttaacaatttttgttacgtgtgtggttatgtgacatttgccaaccaaagaagaccaattactccacttgtgaagactgcttaccatcattactttgcttatacgtggcacttaaatacgtggcacttatacgtggcacttaaatacgtggcacttatatacgtggcattttgagacctataatttttccacattttggtccacagagtcatgtgaggtcttgttttttgcgggacgagttgacgtttttattggtaacattttcggacacgtgaccattttttatcactttttattccgttttttgtgaggcagaataaccaaaaaccagctattcatgaatttctttataccgttctgcgtttggtaaaattgataaagcagttttattcgtcgggtcagtacgattacagcgatacctcatttatatcattttttaatgttttggcgcttttatacgataaaaactattttatagaaaaaataattattttggcatcgctttattctgaggactataacttttttatttttttgctgatgatgctgtatggcggcttgttttttgcgggacaagatgacgttttcagcggtaccatggttatttatatccatctttttgatcgcgtgttattccactttttgttcggcggtatggtaataaagcgttgttttttgcctcgtttttttttttttttcttacggtgtttactgaaggggttaactagtgggacagttttataggttgggtcgttacggacgcggcgatactaaatatgtgtactgtactgtgcaatttatactcttgtaatgaattcttctcgctacctacagcacatacttccatggcgtgtatctaaaaaacgagagctaattaaacaattctgtgggtatatttgagtttctcgacccaaaattagtaatatttgcctattttcatcaaagaaacataaaaaaagttgttttttgttggcctgtgtattttgtggaataaccatgatttttaatcacagctttcatgcgtcttggcatgctttccaccagtcttttacactgcttttgggtgaccttatgccactcattgtgcaaaaatgtaagcagttcttctttgtttgctggcttgcgactatccatcttcctcttgattacattccagaggttttcaatggggttcaggtctggagattgggctggccatgacgggaatttgatgtggtggtctttcatccacacattgattgacctagctatgtggcatggcgcattgtcctgttggaaaaaccagtcctcagagttggggaacattgcctgagcagaaggaatcaactgtttttccaggataaccttgtatgcggcttgattcatacgtcctttgcaaagaacaacctgcccaattccagccttgctgagtgacattcgaataagatgacggtcatcccgattaatggagagtcgttttcgccctctgccggtctgtagctttgttgtccccaatgtcttctGCTTGACTTTGTTGTAATGGTCAACCGTCTTAGAAATTTGATGCTCATTGTGTCCcgttgctagtaaagccagaattgagcccttttttCCCTCACTTGACGTTtcctttcaactcctttggcatggttaaaagttattttttcattcctattacttttggcatATTACTAgctcttgttttgccatccagcttgtcctattgcaagaggattgtgaacaccacagcagtgttttttatactttccttcgttaaataagacttgattcaggtgatcacctaatcagaagcacaagtagaatgaggtgtattctgcttggaattcaactgacactggaatggaatggctgtcagacatgtagagaagcggatttttataaaactgtgcagtggtctcttcatttttgccacagctctatataatatatatatatatatatatatatatatatatatatatatatatatatatatatatatatatatatatgaaaaaatttcAAAGAAATGCATTTAGAAAAATTAAGCCTAATGATGAGGAAATTAAGAAATGTTTAATTTAAAGTTTGTTCTTTTTCCTTTATATGCAATTTCAGTGCTTATATCTGAAAATCAACAGAAGAAATGTTCCATGGAAGAGATTGAGAGGAAAAAGCAGGAAGCTTTGGCCAGGAGGAAAATGAAAGCGCGAGCGTGTTCCAGTGACACTGCACTAACTTAGTCTTCTTATTTCACTGTTGTATTTGATATCTTCTTTAGAGCGGTCTTATAATTTCTCTGTGAGAAATTCCATGTAGAATTCACAGCAAACACTATTTTATTATAGTATGTTCTGTAATGTTTACAGTGGTAAACTTTATCTTTCCATTAATGTATAATAAAGCGGCCTGTTATGTTCAGGAATAAACCGTGCGGATTTGTGTTTATCATCTGCTCATCAAACACTCCTACAAGACACGTTGTTCTGTTATGGAAACCTATGTGTTAATTAGAACTTTTGtgtaaataaaatacattttcaagTTCCTGATTTTACATTCATCAAATATATTAATTTACTGACCTTGCTGTGCAGATATTCTCTTAATCTCTTAGAAAATGATTTCCAAGGGAAGCTCAAGAGGATTCCTCATTATCGAGCTACGGTAACATACAAAATAGGTGAAAGACAGAGATGTTCTTAGCAACTCCGGTCTGGTTCTAGAGAGGAGTCATAAATCAGGCACTGCTTTCTAATGAGCCTTATGGAATGGGTTctttgttaaagggaaccagtcagcgaATTGATGCTGCCCTAATCACAGTCTGACTGGCTCCATCATGAAAATGAACTGTATTTCAGAGCAAACAAAAAGGGGGGAGGTTCATCGTTCCCTCTACCAGtttttttactttcaaaaagtcGCAATATCTGACGCAGAGGGTATTTGTACAAAAGGGTTGGGGCTTTCATAAAAATAGATTGACCTTAGTAAAACAAACAAACCACAGTGCAATACATTTcagagaatcatagaatgttagagttggaagggacctccggggtcatcgtgtccaatcccctgctcaatgcaggattcactaaaccatctcagacgtctgtccagcctctgtttgatgaCTTCCAtttaaggagaactcaccacctctcgtgacagcctgtttgatcaccctcactgtcaaaacaaatttttttaatatctaatctgtgtcttctccctttgTTTCATTTCGTTCTATAATGTATCACAGAGCTggcataatttaattttttttttttacgcacaaACAGCCCAAAAGATATGCCAAATTTACTTAGAGGTGTGTACCTCTTAATAAATTTACCAAACTTCAGCAGGCTTAGGGTGCATATAAAATAGGTCTGAAAAGAGCCAGACATAGAAGGTTCTGCTGTTTCTTCTCCCAGCTCGTCTTTGTTGAAGTTCTTGGTTATACACAGTTCTCCAGTTTCAAggtgatctgtcaccagatttgatATAACAAAATCCATATATTATTAAATAGATTTCTTTAATTTTCATATttatcagaatggctgtataatctatCTAAATTAATTTTCCGACCACCTAGTTTTATTGACAGCTCCTCACTGTCACCCTTTCCTCCATGCCCACtacaagctgcagctctcaggctgAGTGGGAAAAGACTAAATGAACTTGAAATGATGAACCCTCTCACTCTATGCTGAACTCAGGATGAGTGATGAGCGAGGGTACTTGGgttttcagagcatgctcgggttgtgtccgagtattttgggcgtgctcagagattatgtttgagtcatcgcagctgcatgatttgccgctgctagacaacctgaacacatgcaggggattccctaacaggcaaaccacacatgtattcaggctgtctagcagccacaaatcgtgCAGCTGCGTCGACTCAAACATAATcttcgagcatgcccaaaatactcggagaacacccgagcatactcggaaaacctgagtatactcgcccatcactactcaggATATACAGCCATTCTAACATGGATTGTCAAAATAAGTACATCAACCTAATCAGATCTAAGATTCGTGAATTAATATAAGCagattgtattgtgaaatctggtgaccccACTGTTGAGGGCAACATTTAGACAGCGTTATTTTGGTCAGTTGTTTCCTTTGTTAAttataagtcaaaaccaggagtgcatTCATAGCACAGGAGGCTCTAATCTTTCTTTGATCTCTTTTCTGTGTATTTGTTCCACTGCTTTTAATTGgtttgaaaaatgatgcaaaaTATTGCCGTGTCCACAAAGCCTAAAAAGGGGTTCTAGTTCTTATAGCCACACACATGTGGCTTTTTATTCGCTTGTGTAGAAGTTCTGAAAATTGAAGTAACCAGAATATCCTGTATCTGTGCAAGCCATAACCGCATTGATTAAGCAAAAGTGAGGACAGCAGAGACAGGTGGGTGTGTGCTATATTCAATATATATCAATTGAttgccaccatgtttcattgtatgAACTGGGATATTTCCACCTTTATTGTTTAGACTGCAAAAGTGGGCAGCGAAGGGCCTTTATTTGTTCAGTGTAGGTAAGATATGATGGTGCTTATGAATTTCCTAGCTAGGCCTCAAAGTTTGTGTTTCCCAATTCTTGTCTGTaaagtggacaattcctttaagttgTCCTTGCTTTAACTCCTACTGGTTTGGTGTGGTCACTTTCATTGAGGCTAATATACTCTGCTCTCGTGGAATATACAATTTAGGAAACCTAACAAATGTCATAATGAAAACTTTGGGAGCCTATAAGTACTAGCTAAAACTCAAATGAAATGGCCAAGTTCGACTGTAATGAGCAATTGGAATCATTCAAAATACTGACTGGACATGTTGACATTTTTAGACTGATGATAACCACTGACTGAATCATCAGGCCAAAAAAACCCCAAATATTGTCCAATGTAGTTTGAGACATTACatattacatagttattgaggttgaaggaagactttaagtccatctagttcaacccatagcctaacctaacatgccctaacatgttgatccagaggaaggcaaaaaaaacccatgtggcaaagagtaactccaccatggggaaaaaaattccttcccgactccacatacggcaatcagactagttccctggatcaacgccttatcaaggaatctagtgtatataccctgtaatattatacttttccagaaaggtatccagtcccctcttaaatttaattaatgaatcactcattacaacatcatacggcagagagttccatagtctcactgctcttacagtaaagaatcattgAGTGATCTTCGTTGGCCCATGTTCAGCCAATATGTATATGAAGATCTTTACAAATGGAAACATCCAATGTGTGTCAATATCGCACAAAAACTATAAAAAGTCACTCTCTAACGCCAGTCTTAGTGGATCGACGTCAATGTATACCACTGCATACTTTTACAGTGACAAGTGTTAGAAAAAAAAGAATGGAGTCCTAGCAGATGTGTATAGTTTTTCCAGACACTATAGTGTATTGTTGAAGAATTTTTATCAGTTTATGACTGTAGTTAATTCAGTCTCTTTTACTAAGACGTATATGTATTGTCGATAAACCATGACCAAGTAGCGCAGTGTTGCCTTTAGGAAATATCCTATTCAGACAACGATTATGATGAATAGTTTAGTAATCCTTTAAAGAATGCGTAAATTTGATTTGCCAAGGACGATCCTTTAAGAGGTGTCTTTATTCAGCCACCTTCAACAGGAACGAACAGTCTAGAGCACCGCGTGACTGTGTAATCTGTTTCGGCGCAGTGTATTTCTTGTAATTACTAGTCATGCATATTACATTTTGTAAAGTAATGGTTTTGAATTTTATCTACAAAGCTGGCATAATTTCTCTAACATCAAAAGCCCTGGCTGTAATAATATAGGACAGTATATCACAGAGAATACGAATTAAGAGGAATTTTCAGGCCTCTTTGTTCTTTCATTGTAGGTTGTTCTCTAATATACCGCAACTTGAGCACAAATGATCTATCACCGTTTGAAAGATTAAAAATTATGTAGAGCAAAATACTCACAAGTCATTCAAAGCCCGGCTGGGGAAAAAATTCTGCTAATTGCATGGCTTTTCACCTACAAACGCTGCCTTTCCTTTAA is a window of Ranitomeya variabilis isolate aRanVar5 chromosome 2, aRanVar5.hap1, whole genome shotgun sequence DNA encoding:
- the ETAA1 gene encoding ewing's tumor-associated antigen 1, producing the protein MTSRRRQLRDRSRHICEEDGDLGERRVAKDRGSDCDRETPQKSGKKLLRTTKAGAARLSTQTSVSVAAGSEREEEPGTNKKTPQRFPKCKPWSSSINSPSNDTDQQQDIFWDPHSPTTFKLETGRKKLAANKCTVDISDIVNRIAPKNEKPSCSESPYLGIWIGEDAIPCTPVVARSRTRMPRSKILQTEEKLMRLAKQLDSNLVKQKDQSEAHSANSEDEMVSECNAVNEDNSFLEDFPGEDDVTAGLKSVSQRSPAPQRSSQKSVDQDAEDAFIDLFDSSTQKYSGCLSQGLSDVSSLSGKDSAVNVRRNIHEEIKQTKMEPCSEKSKRPEPSNVTSEISANADQGVRKCPELNNGKEKETVQSLPGSQDDFEDDWGNDLLEDDSFVMQVTQNPELISTPKSNMSPNIPDRTSAHRAGEGVKVAAISTTFSKTNNFKFVPRKANGGSEGKPSKLCSTEITGVNAFQDKVNNSKAFSTSRTQMPFRPLTNKGGQMSKSNVHSLAPSTNSTLMKSSQKSCVQAVPQTRATNIKDSVLHDEWDDLKFSDEVLDMFCESDSPWEEKEDDDDLLYQVCDDVERLTQAQEFNEGNRKEETPQLPNCTRQMLAKQPTSHQSKNGSPMIASSSLGSNKSNNRGVSPTSFSGNCSNAYQNGSLQVANQASSRCKSVPSGGECKNVILTSTQNPGKPLAVTCSGANQAAPSKYSFTRIKPSQASSILTAQSAGNWSTYNDLQSFGDRLHKSVPVFPTNSVSGSKPQASSIKRHISESTIQSSKVLISENQQKKCSMEEIERKKQEALARRKMKARACSSDTALT